A window from Candidatus Bathyarchaeota archaeon encodes these proteins:
- a CDS encoding DUF2153 family protein, with amino-acid sequence MSVGMSDEWSRAKEKQIERIKSMKPHDRLSLVEAITEINQYIASSCQGWMQWVYNPLIIGQFDQEKLQDIFETFRKFALEFLEFDIAATRGLGEVLKKQSRARRKEGPTYV; translated from the coding sequence TTGAGTGTCGGCATGAGTGACGAGTGGTCTAGAGCGAAAGAGAAGCAGATAGAGAGAATAAAAAGTATGAAGCCCCACGATAGGCTGAGCCTCGTCGAGGCGATAACAGAGATAAACCAGTATATAGCGAGCAGTTGCCAGGGATGGATGCAATGGGTTTACAACCCACTTATAATTGGGCAATTCGACCAGGAAAAGTTACAAGACATATTCGAGACATTCAGAAAGTTCGCCCTAGAATTCCTAGAGTTTGATATCGCAGCTACAAGAGGCTTGGGGGAGGTTCTTAAGAAACAGTCGAGGGCTAGAAGGAAGGAAGGGCCAACATACGTCTGA